The Primulina tabacum isolate GXHZ01 chromosome 7, ASM2559414v2, whole genome shotgun sequence genome includes a window with the following:
- the LOC142550600 gene encoding uncharacterized protein LOC142550600 has translation MVQVWYSLVWARVEILEDRYTRVFRWLCPENSSKRQRVLLGSKWLELGGLGADIMPPRHTPSTDRQDDTSRGGRGLPTPPPPPSPIRDAANRVLEGIDRLIEQAEQAHKPQTDIYEQFRWLNLKEYGSTTDPFWEGAAHRVDLTTLTWSQFKDIFYNKYFPSDVRGRLTKEFISLRQGESSVAEFITKFYRDCHYLPLIARDVAQKLRHFMIGLRPTLRRDVMQMRAESYDEANACAFQAEQALRDIDMEMQRKRHQAIHRPPKHQGQQRPHGRIYIAGVATYALRDSGATHSFIFDSFVKKIGIIPKVMDLGFRVSILSGDQMFTLQIVKRLELRLQKNMVQADLIVLPLPEFDVILVTEPVNQKLKDVKVVRDFPNVFPDDVSGIPPDREVDFSIEPMPGTLPISKAPYLLAHAGMKELKDQIQDLLDKGFIRSSFSPWGSPVLFVKKKDDSMRLCIDYRELNRVTVKSKYPLPRIEDLYDQLQGALVFSKIDLQSGYHQLKDRRLYAKFNKCELWLDRVAFLSHIISRDGAEVDPRKVDAVIDWPAPKSVTEIRSFLRLAGFYRKFIHDFSSILVPMTSLMKKNVKFIWGSEFQESFDRLKEA, from the exons ATGGTTCAGGTCTGGTACTCGTTGGTTTGGGCTAGGGTCGAAATTTTAGAAGATAGATACACTAGGGTTTTTCGGTGGTTGTGTCCTGAAAATTCCAGCAAGCGGCAGCGTGTTTTATTGGGTTCAAAATGGTTGGAATTGGGTGGTCTAGGAGCTG ATATTATGCCTCCCAGACACACCCCTAGCACTGACAGGCAGGATGATACTTCTAGAGGCGGTAGAGGCCTCCcaacaccaccaccaccaccatctCCGATAAGAGATGCAGCTAACCGAGTCCTTGAGGGTATTGATAGGTTGATAGAGCAGGCAGAGCAGGCTCACAAACCCCAGACAGACATCTATGAGCAGTTTAGATGGCTCAACCTGAAGGAGTATGGAAGTACTACTGACCCTTTT TGGGAGGGAGCTGCTCACAGGGTGGACTTGACAACCCTTACTTGGAGTCAGTTCAAGGATATCTTCTACAACAAATATTTTCCATCAGATGTCAGGGGACGCCTGACGAAGGAGTTCATAAGTCTACGACAGGGGGAATCTTCTGTGGCAGAGTTTATCACGAAATTCTACAGGGACTGTCACTATTTgccccttattgcgagggatgTTGCCcaaaagctgaggcatttcatgatTGGCCTCAGACCCaccttgcgccgggatgttatgCAGATGAGAGCGGAGAGCTATGATGAGGCCAACGCTTGTGCTTTCCAGGCGGAGCAGGCCCTGAGAGATATTGATATGGAGATGCAGCGGAAGAGGCATCAGGCAATTCATAGGCCACCGAAGCATCAGGGGCAGCAGAGGCCCCATG GAAGGATATATATTGCAGGTGTAGCCACGTATGCATTGCGAGATTCCGgggctacacattcatttatattCGATTCATTTGTCAAGAAAATAGGAATCATACCAAAGGTTATGGATTTGGGATTCAGAGTTTCGATTCTGTCCGGAGATCAGATGTTTACCTTacagatagtgaagagattggagcttcggttacagaaaAATATGGTGCAAgcagatttgattgtgctaccATTGCCGGAGTTCGATGTTATTTTGG TGACCGAGCCAGTCAATCAGAAGCTAAAGGACGTCAAGGTCGTCAGGGATTTTCCCAATGTTTTCCCAGATGacgtttcaggcattccacctGATAGGGAGGTTGATTTCTCTATCGAGCCGATGCCAGGTACACTGccgatttctaaggcaccctatcttCTAGCACATGCAGGGATGAAAGAGCTGAAGGATCAGATACAGGATTTGCTAGATAAGGGATTCATTCgctcgagcttttctccatggggctcACCGGTACTGTTTGTTAAAAAGAAGGACGACAGCatgcggctttgcattgattaccgggagctGAACCGGGTCACAGTCAAGAGCAAGTATCCTCTGCCAAGGATTGAAGATCTATATGATCAGCTTCAAGGAGCATTagtattctcgaagatagatctccAATCAGGataccaccaactgaag GACAGAcggttgtatgccaagttcaatAAGTGCGAGTTATGGCTagacagagtggcattcttgagCCACATCATATCCCGTGATGGAGCGGAGGTTGATCCCAGAAAGGTCGATGCAGTCATAGATTGGCCAGCacctaagagtgtgacagagatccgcagtttcttgaGATTGGCTGGGTTTTACCGGAAGTTCATTCACGACTTTTCTTCTATTTTGGTGCCTATGACCTCCttgatgaagaaaaatgtcAAATTCATCTGGGGATCAGAGTTCCAGGAGAGTTTTGACAGGCTGAAGGAGGCATAG